From the genome of Pseudomonas helvetica:
GCCTTCCGGCAGTTCGTAATCCACTGGGTGCGAGAAGCCAAGAGCCAGGTTCAGCACTGTGCCTTTTGCTTGCGCTTTGTAACCAACACCGACCAGCTGGAGCTTGCGCTCGAAGCCTTGGCTTACGCCTTGGACCATGTTGTTTACCAACGCACGAGTGGTACCGGCCATTGCGCGAGTTTGTTGATCGCCATTGCGAGCAGCGAAACGCAGCTCACCAGCTTCTTCAACGATCTCAACGGACGAATGGATGTTCAGTTCAAGAGTACCCTTGGCACCCTTCACCGAAAGCTGTTGGCCTGCGAATTTTACTTCGACACCGGCTGGCAGCTTAACGGGGTTCTTAGCGACGCGAGACATGCTTATCCCCCCTTAGAACACAGTGCAAAGAACTTCGCCGCCGACACCGGCAGCGCGCGCAGCACGATCCGTCATCACACCTTTGTTGGTGGAGACGATAGACACACCGAGACCGCCACGAACTTTTGGCAGATCATCGACGGACTTGTACTGACGCAGGCCTGGACGGCTAACGCGCTTCACTTCCTCGATGACCGGACGGCCTTCGAAGTACTTCAGCTCGATGGACAGCAGTGGCTTGATTTCGCTGCTGATCTGATAACCCGCGATGTAACCTTCGTCCTTCAGGACTTTAGCTACAGCCACCTTCAACGTGGAAGACGGCATGCTTACGACGGACTTTTCAGCCATCTGGGCATTACGGATTCGAGTTAGCATGTCCGCTAACGGGTCCTGCATACTCATGGGCTAGACGCTCCTAATACAAAAAAATAAGCCTTGCGGCTACTACCTTCGCCGAGAAACTCCGCACGAAAAAAGCACGGGCTCAGGCGAGCCGGGTATTCTAGACACACCCCACAAATGAATCAAGCCCCAATAGGGGCTTGATTCAAGTTCAAGGTCGCCGGCGGTCAGGATCTTGCGATCCCGAGCGCCGAGACTTTGATAGTGCTTACCAGCTGGCTTTAACCAGACCAGGTACGTCACCACGCATTGCCGCTTCACGCAGTTTGTTACGGCCAAGGCCGAACTTGCGGTAAACGCCGTGTGGACGACCGGTCAGGCGGCAGCGGTTACGCATGCGCGAAGCGCTTGCATCACGTGGCTGCTTCTGCAGAGCTACTGTAGCTTCCCAACGCGCTTCTGGACTTGCGTTCAGATCAACGATGATAGCTTTCAGTGCTGCACGCTTCTTGGCGTACTTGGCAACCGTGAGCTGACGCTTCAGCTCGCGGTTTTTCATGCTCATCTTGGCCATTTTCCTACTCCAATCAGTTGCGGAACGGGAATTTGAAAGCACGCAGCAGTGCGCGACCTTCATCATCGTTCTTGGCAGTGGTGGTCAGGGTAATGTCCAGACCGCGGAGAGCATCGATCTTGTCGTAATCGATTTCCGGGAAAATGATCTG
Proteins encoded in this window:
- the rplF gene encoding 50S ribosomal protein L6; translation: MSRVAKNPVKLPAGVEVKFAGQQLSVKGAKGTLELNIHSSVEIVEEAGELRFAARNGDQQTRAMAGTTRALVNNMVQGVSQGFERKLQLVGVGYKAQAKGTVLNLALGFSHPVDYELPEGITAETPSQTDILIRGIDKQLVGQVAAEIRDFRPPEPYKGKGVRYADEVVRRKEAKKK
- the rpsH gene encoding 30S ribosomal protein S8; the encoded protein is MSMQDPLADMLTRIRNAQMAEKSVVSMPSSTLKVAVAKVLKDEGYIAGYQISSEIKPLLSIELKYFEGRPVIEEVKRVSRPGLRQYKSVDDLPKVRGGLGVSIVSTNKGVMTDRAARAAGVGGEVLCTVF
- the rpsN gene encoding 30S ribosomal protein S14, with translation MAKMSMKNRELKRQLTVAKYAKKRAALKAIIVDLNASPEARWEATVALQKQPRDASASRMRNRCRLTGRPHGVYRKFGLGRNKLREAAMRGDVPGLVKASW